Proteins found in one Oreochromis niloticus isolate F11D_XX linkage group LG22, O_niloticus_UMD_NMBU, whole genome shotgun sequence genomic segment:
- the cspg5b gene encoding chondroitin sulfate proteoglycan 5b isoform X1, which yields MARADSRLGTWQVLLTISVVILHVSAHGRHSVGKHHHHRNHSSVNKEALNTRMVLSDDSAERDHLIGASLVFGAKLPLSSTKHHHSHKRVHLDFVEEDPPVAEELTAGGAGPDQPGNPLSDDVITVEFHSPAPDVVPSDAALGWAKAPKPQKQKAGDPTSWTLSDFYDYLSPDDDDPSAVDTTPEPEPSPSPPAEMEDENPLLAGSPAVPDKVKPNVDSRPPLPAPPTSGPDQDEGLGLGGAMGEGGCRLGFVQSGPGVCVSQCDVEPNFCFNQGVCTVVPGMGAFCRCNVQDYVWNKGARCDWAVTEFQVLCVVVGVSSVVLLLLFMIIVFFAKRLHHLKNENKRLRKRSKYRPQSSEPQTDGLSVSTTADGSQPNVRKLCDTPPPAPQAHSHNLAYYDNIICQDEPQKQENQAKSPQPKEEGSMNILNSHSPKHENNRPASAVQDHGLTPNNTEEKAEVNMLQNNLV from the exons ATGGCGCGCGCTGACAGCCGTTTGGGGACCTGGCAGGTGCTCCTGACCATCTCAGTGGTCATCCTCCATGTGTCTGCTCACG GGAGGCATTCAGTTGGCAAACATCACCATCATCGCAACCATTCATCTGTCAACAAGGAGGCCTTGAACACCAGGATGGTGCTAAGTGATGACTCAGCAGAGAGAGACCATCTGATTGGAGCAAGCCTTGTGTTTGGCGCCAAACTCCCACTCAGCTCCACCAAACACCACCACTCACATAAGCGCGTCCACTTGGATTTTGTAGAGGAGGACCCACCGGTGGCGGAGGAGCTAACCGCAGGAGGTGCGGGTCCAGATCAGCCCGGGAACCCGTTATCCGATGACGTCATCACCGTGGAGTTTCACAGTCCTGCCCCCGACGTCGTGCCCTCCGATGCTGCTCTGGGATGGGCGAAAGCCCCCAAGCCCCAAAAGCAGAAGGCAGGTGACCCTACATCATGGACCCTTTCTGATTTTTACGACTATCTATCCCCCGATGATGACGACCCCTCGGCAGTCGATACAACCCCAGAACCCGAACCCTCCCCGTCACCTCCAGCAGAAATGGAGGATGAGAATCCGCTCCTGGCTGGTTCTCCTGCTGTTCCCGACAAGGTCAAGCCTAACGTGGACAGCAGGCCACCCTTACCAGCTCCTCCCACGTCAGGGCCAGACCAGGACGAGGGGCTAGGCTTAGGAGGTGCCATGGGGGAGGGTGGCTGCAGGCTGGGCTTTGTGCAGTCTGGGCCCGGGGTGTGTGTATCTCAGTGTGACGTCGAACCCAATTTCTGCTTCAATCAAGGGGTGTGCACCGTAGTGCCAGGAATGGGAGCCTTCTGCAG GTGCAATGTGCAGGACTACGTGTGGAACAAAGGCGCGCGTTGCGACTGGGCCGTCACTGAGTTCCAGGTGCTGTGCGTGGTGGTGGGCGTGTCCTCCGTGGTCCTCCTGCTGCTTTTTATGATCATCGTATTCTTCGCCAAGAGGCTGCACCACCTCAAGAACGAGAACAAGCGCCTTCGCAAacgcag TAAGTACCGCCCACAGAGCAGCGAGCCACAGACGGACGGCCTCTCAGTTTCCACAACAGCTGACGGCTCACAGCCAAATGTAAGGAAACTGTGTGACACCCCTCCGCCCGCTCCCCAAGCTCATTCTCACAACCTGGCGTACTATGACAACATTATCTGTCAG GATGAGCCGCAGAAACAGGAGAACCAAGCCAAGTCCCCGCAGCCCAAGGAAGAGGGGTCTATGAACATCCTCAACTCTCACTCCCCGAAGCACGAGAACAACCGCCCGGCCTCCGCCGTCCAGGACCACGGCCTCACTCCTAACAACACGGAGGAAAAAGCCGAGGTAAACATGCTCCAGAACAACCTGGTATAA
- the cspg5b gene encoding chondroitin sulfate proteoglycan 5b isoform X2: MARADSRLGTWQVLLTISVVILHVSAHGRHSVGKHHHHRNHSSVNKEALNTRMVLSDDSAERDHLIGASLVFGAKLPLSSTKHHHSHKRVHLDFVEEDPPVAEELTAGGAGPDQPGNPLSDDVITVEFHSPAPDVVPSDAALGWAKAPKPQKQKAGDPTSWTLSDFYDYLSPDDDDPSAVDTTPEPEPSPSPPAEMEDENPLLAGSPAVPDKVKPNVDSRPPLPAPPTSGPDQDEGLGLGGAMGEGGCRLGFVQSGPGVCVSQCDVEPNFCFNQGVCTVVPGMGAFCRCNVQDYVWNKGARCDWAVTEFQVLCVVVGVSSVVLLLLFMIIVFFAKRLHHLKNENKRLRKRSKYRPQSSEPQTDGLSVSTTADGSQPNDEPQKQENQAKSPQPKEEGSMNILNSHSPKHENNRPASAVQDHGLTPNNTEEKAEVNMLQNNLV, from the exons ATGGCGCGCGCTGACAGCCGTTTGGGGACCTGGCAGGTGCTCCTGACCATCTCAGTGGTCATCCTCCATGTGTCTGCTCACG GGAGGCATTCAGTTGGCAAACATCACCATCATCGCAACCATTCATCTGTCAACAAGGAGGCCTTGAACACCAGGATGGTGCTAAGTGATGACTCAGCAGAGAGAGACCATCTGATTGGAGCAAGCCTTGTGTTTGGCGCCAAACTCCCACTCAGCTCCACCAAACACCACCACTCACATAAGCGCGTCCACTTGGATTTTGTAGAGGAGGACCCACCGGTGGCGGAGGAGCTAACCGCAGGAGGTGCGGGTCCAGATCAGCCCGGGAACCCGTTATCCGATGACGTCATCACCGTGGAGTTTCACAGTCCTGCCCCCGACGTCGTGCCCTCCGATGCTGCTCTGGGATGGGCGAAAGCCCCCAAGCCCCAAAAGCAGAAGGCAGGTGACCCTACATCATGGACCCTTTCTGATTTTTACGACTATCTATCCCCCGATGATGACGACCCCTCGGCAGTCGATACAACCCCAGAACCCGAACCCTCCCCGTCACCTCCAGCAGAAATGGAGGATGAGAATCCGCTCCTGGCTGGTTCTCCTGCTGTTCCCGACAAGGTCAAGCCTAACGTGGACAGCAGGCCACCCTTACCAGCTCCTCCCACGTCAGGGCCAGACCAGGACGAGGGGCTAGGCTTAGGAGGTGCCATGGGGGAGGGTGGCTGCAGGCTGGGCTTTGTGCAGTCTGGGCCCGGGGTGTGTGTATCTCAGTGTGACGTCGAACCCAATTTCTGCTTCAATCAAGGGGTGTGCACCGTAGTGCCAGGAATGGGAGCCTTCTGCAG GTGCAATGTGCAGGACTACGTGTGGAACAAAGGCGCGCGTTGCGACTGGGCCGTCACTGAGTTCCAGGTGCTGTGCGTGGTGGTGGGCGTGTCCTCCGTGGTCCTCCTGCTGCTTTTTATGATCATCGTATTCTTCGCCAAGAGGCTGCACCACCTCAAGAACGAGAACAAGCGCCTTCGCAAacgcag TAAGTACCGCCCACAGAGCAGCGAGCCACAGACGGACGGCCTCTCAGTTTCCACAACAGCTGACGGCTCACAGCCAAAT GATGAGCCGCAGAAACAGGAGAACCAAGCCAAGTCCCCGCAGCCCAAGGAAGAGGGGTCTATGAACATCCTCAACTCTCACTCCCCGAAGCACGAGAACAACCGCCCGGCCTCCGCCGTCCAGGACCACGGCCTCACTCCTAACAACACGGAGGAAAAAGCCGAGGTAAACATGCTCCAGAACAACCTGGTATAA